In the Flavobacteriales bacterium genome, GGCTCTCTTAAAAGGAAAGCTAAATAGTCCTACAAAAAGGATGTCGAGGCCATCAAGAAGAATAAGAATACCAAGAAAATATTCAAGAGAAATAATGGCATTTTCACATTCACATTTAGTGTAAAAGCGAGTAAAACCAAATTAATAAGCAGAAGAGCAATAGGAAAGAAAAGTAAGTTTTTGGGTGAGAACACTTCCAAGCGTCTTGTCGTATTTTCGTATTCGAACTTCACAAAAGCCACATAGCCTAATATAGGGCTCACCAAAAGTTCCAGTTCTGTTACTGTCCTAAACGCTCCTTTGGTAATTGGATCTTTGATTAGGAAAGATTTATCCTCAGTTTCGAGTCTAACAAACCCACCATCTATCTCCGTATTCACTAAAACCTCGTTCGAAATACTTTGTGGCAGATACACATCTAACAGATATAAGGAAGCAACAATTATGACAATTAGAGACACTTCTTTAGATCTACCTTTCTCTAAAAATAAGTTACTCCTATTGCTTTTCCTGTCGCTATTTAGATTATTGATCACAGGTATCAACACGTTTAGGATTCCTAATAGATTGCCAAAAGCTCAATGTCATAAACTACAGTAGACTGTTTAGGGATTTTCTTATCATCACCAACAAAGCCATGTGCCAGATGTGCCGGCATCACAAAACGGGCTTTATCTCCTACTTTCATCAATAGAATACCTTCATGAATTCCAGATTCCATATTATCTCTTCCAACTAAAAACATTATAGCCCCCTTCTCATCAGATGAATAGCATTTTGTACCATCCAATAGTTCCACATCAAAGTTTACCTTGACCCTGTTTCCCTTTTGAGGCTGAATGCCATCGCCCGATTCATAAATATCGTATTGTAATCCGGTACCGGTTTTAGTCATATCCCAGTTTCGTCTAGAGATGTAAGCTTTAATTCTTTC is a window encoding:
- a CDS encoding FKBP-type peptidyl-prolyl cis-trans isomerase translates to MKAKFVVQSILLLFVFVSCSETEEKKPNRITQKQLKRPLEEINKTMHSREMERIKAYISRRNWDMTKTGTGLQYDIYESGDGIQPQKGNRVKVNFDVELLDGTKCYSSDEKGAIMFLVGRDNMESGIHEGILLMKVGDKARFVMPAHLAHGFVGDDKKIPKQSTVVYDIELLAIY